The Oscillatoria salina IIICB1 genome contains a region encoding:
- a CDS encoding response regulator, with protein sequence MSKESLVPHQGFIFQLNAYAQKQFTGRLDIQMVTGQKYSLYLSFGHLVWATGGIHPVRRWRRQLVKNCPTINLKRLRLPENEQWECWDYYLLMLLAKREKLNYQAIVAVIQGIVEEVLFDIFQTMQLTQNLLAVVRKEEITEVFNFLANPENQLETFEISFYAGLRPSAEGILPPRWMLDVDAALRQTDQTWQQWQLAGLRDLLPDLAPVVKQTQQLKKQISAETSKNMMQLLDGKRSLRDLAVLLKQDLVSFCQALLPNLYSADLTLVKIPDLVSLNWARVGAKKSNQGAIVACIDDNAEICRSVEAIVTEFGFRFLGIQETLQTIPLLVKNKPDLIFLDLVMPIANGYEICAQIRRVESLRDIPVVILTACDGIIDRLRAKMVGASGFLSKPVNAEKLLSELEKHGLKV encoded by the coding sequence ATGAGCAAAGAGTCACTCGTACCCCATCAGGGTTTCATCTTTCAACTGAACGCCTATGCCCAAAAGCAATTTACGGGCAGACTAGATATACAGATGGTAACCGGGCAAAAATACAGTTTGTATTTAAGCTTTGGGCATTTAGTCTGGGCAACGGGTGGAATACATCCAGTGAGACGCTGGCGGAGACAGTTAGTCAAAAATTGTCCGACGATTAATCTCAAAAGGCTAAGGCTACCGGAAAACGAGCAATGGGAATGTTGGGATTACTATCTGCTAATGCTTTTGGCGAAACGAGAAAAACTTAACTATCAGGCGATCGTGGCGGTTATTCAAGGTATTGTTGAGGAAGTTTTGTTCGATATTTTCCAAACGATGCAATTAACGCAGAATTTACTGGCTGTGGTTAGGAAAGAAGAAATTACAGAGGTATTCAATTTCCTCGCCAACCCAGAAAACCAGTTGGAAACTTTTGAAATTAGCTTTTATGCTGGTTTGCGTCCTTCTGCTGAAGGGATTTTACCGCCTAGATGGATGTTAGATGTAGATGCAGCATTAAGGCAAACAGACCAAACTTGGCAGCAATGGCAACTAGCAGGTTTGAGAGATTTGCTTCCGGATCTTGCCCCAGTAGTTAAGCAAACCCAACAACTAAAAAAGCAAATTTCTGCCGAGACATCGAAAAATATGATGCAATTACTCGACGGAAAACGATCGCTACGGGATTTGGCTGTCTTACTCAAACAAGATTTAGTTTCGTTTTGCCAAGCTTTACTTCCCAATTTGTACTCTGCGGATCTCACCTTGGTCAAGATACCCGATTTAGTTAGTCTAAATTGGGCTCGAGTTGGCGCCAAAAAATCTAATCAAGGTGCGATTGTTGCTTGCATCGACGATAATGCGGAGATCTGTAGAAGCGTCGAAGCGATCGTTACTGAGTTTGGTTTTCGCTTTCTGGGGATTCAAGAAACACTGCAAACCATACCCCTGCTAGTAAAAAATAAGCCCGATCTAATTTTTCTCGATTTAGTGATGCCGATCGCTAATGGTTACGAAATTTGCGCTCAAATTCGTCGGGTAGAAAGTTTGCGTGATATCCCGGTGGTTATTCTGACTGCTTGCGATGGGATTATCGATCGCCTGCGAGCTAAAATGGTTGGTGCTTCTGGTTTTCTTAGCAAGCCAGTCAATGCCGAAAAATTGTTATCGGAATTAGAAAAACATGGGCTAAAGGTTTAA
- a CDS encoding glycosyltransferase family 2 protein, giving the protein MLTPLNLSVSVVIPVYNGGKSFRRCLSALKKALPLPHEVIVVADGDTDGSRQVAEEFGALVIKLPQAGGPARARNLGAKAATGDILFFIDADVEINPDAIAQVATFFEHHPNISALIGSYDDAPGASNFLSQYKNLFHHYTHQTAKENASTFWGACGAIRRNVFLSLGGFDENYRLPCVEDIELGYRLKAAGYKIRLCKDIQVKHLKHWSPISLLKAEFFYRALPWTALILRSHSLNNDLNLQTSHRLSAVLTYIFICALISAWWLPGLAAIAATIAIVLFTLNLEVYHFFLKKRGLLFAAQTIPWHWFYYFYSALAFAIGFIRHSYNELKTKRIFFFSFLRQNHTQYLSR; this is encoded by the coding sequence ATGCTAACACCACTAAACTTATCAGTTTCAGTTGTTATTCCTGTGTATAACGGAGGCAAAAGTTTCCGTAGATGTTTATCAGCCCTAAAAAAAGCGCTACCTTTACCCCACGAAGTGATTGTTGTGGCTGACGGCGATACAGATGGCTCGCGACAAGTAGCTGAGGAATTTGGCGCTTTAGTAATTAAATTACCACAAGCAGGAGGACCAGCACGAGCAAGAAATTTAGGAGCAAAAGCTGCAACTGGCGACATTCTCTTTTTTATCGATGCTGATGTAGAAATTAATCCTGACGCGATCGCCCAAGTCGCCACCTTTTTTGAGCATCATCCCAATATAAGTGCTTTAATTGGTTCCTACGACGATGCACCAGGAGCAAGTAATTTTCTTTCTCAGTATAAAAATCTTTTCCATCACTATACCCATCAAACAGCAAAAGAAAACGCCTCAACATTTTGGGGTGCTTGCGGTGCAATCCGGCGAAATGTTTTCCTTTCCCTCGGTGGTTTTGACGAAAATTATCGCCTTCCTTGCGTCGAAGATATCGAACTCGGCTATCGCCTCAAAGCCGCAGGTTACAAAATTCGACTTTGCAAAGATATCCAAGTCAAGCATTTAAAGCATTGGAGTCCAATTTCCTTACTGAAAGCAGAATTCTTTTATCGCGCCCTACCTTGGACAGCCTTAATCTTGCGATCGCACTCTCTGAATAACGACTTAAATTTGCAAACATCTCATCGTCTCAGTGCCGTCTTGACATATATCTTTATTTGTGCATTAATAAGTGCCTGGTGGTTACCCGGACTAGCAGCGATCGCCGCAACAATTGCGATCGTACTATTTACTCTCAATCTAGAAGTTTATCATTTCTTCCTGAAAAAACGCGGTCTATTATTTGCCGCTCAAACTATTCCCTGGCACTGGTTTTACTACTTTTATAGCGCCTTAGCCTTTGCCATCGGTTTCATCCGCCACTCATACAATGAACTGAAAACAAAAAGAATTTTCTTCTTCTCTTTCTTGAGACAGAATCACACACAATATCTGTCGAGATAA